A single window of Dermacentor albipictus isolate Rhodes 1998 colony chromosome 1, USDA_Dalb.pri_finalv2, whole genome shotgun sequence DNA harbors:
- the Rcd5 gene encoding microspherule protein 1 isoform X2 has product MVILRGGRSTCTSALFAKMTLRHIESPPTIGNVKGAFSNSDGESAPRSAPAVPHSSLKVSTYLPEHLQKRRSSSRSIKRKKFDDELVESSLIKTPRTRPLPGTPSTSLTQSVAPVGGSGSAPVLATYSDSSQVDTIVPLYSERKKTSKSTPKRVKKSSKNTQALVTKDLGRWKPLDDYTLCLAIQQTTDLETVFRGVKFSCNFTLQEIKERWYALLYDPVISKMAVTSMKQLHPDVLAGVQAKALYSKEEERILYTFPATAQPTIENFQELLIKHPDVFLPSRTPKELSYHWTLMRQYFILPDQIIPVKEEGDFSLSFSDLDDDIADEQLVDWVKDEALEHEHHLLERNSLQEIRQLENELPKWHVLVDSVTGVSPPDFDNQTLAVLRGRLVRYLMRSKEITIGRMTKDNPIDIDLSLEGPSWKISRRQGVIKLRNTGEFIIANEGKRPIYIDGKPVLAGNKHKLNNNAVVEMANLKFIFLVNQDLISVIRSEAPQSS; this is encoded by the exons ATGGTAATTCTACGGGGGGGACGCAGCACTTGCACGTCTGCTTTATTTGCTAAAATGACGTTGAGGCATATTG AATCTCCACCAACAATTGGAAATGTGAAGGGTGCTTTTTCAAATTCTGATGGTGAATCGGCACCTAGGTCTGCCCCGGCTGTGCCCCATTCTAGCCTTAAGGTCAGCACTTACTTG CCTGAGCACTTGCAGAAGCGACGCAGCTCATCCCGATCCATCAAGCGCAAGAAGTTCGACGATGAGCTTGTCGAGAGCAGTCTGATCAAGACACCTCGTACACGACCTTTGCCTGGCACTCCTTCAACATCGCTGACTCAAAGTGTCGCCCCCGTTGGTGGCTCTGGTTCAGCGCCAGTGCTGGCGACTTACTCAGACAGCAGTCAGGTGGACACAATTGTCCCCCTTTATTCAGAGCGGAAGAAG ACATCGAAGTCCACACCAAAACGAGTGAAAAAGTCTTCCAAG AACACTCAAGCATTGGTTACAAAGGACCTTGGTCGATGGAAACCTCTTGACGACTATACACTTTGTTTGGCCATACAGCAA ACAACAGACTTGGAGACTGTGTTCCGTGGAGTAAAATTTTCCTGCAATTTTACCCTGCAAGAAATCAAAGAAAGGTGGTATGCACTGCTGTATGACCCAGTTATATCCAA AATGGCTGTGACCTCGATGAAACAGCTCCACCCAGATGTATTGGCTGGTGTACAAGCCAAGGCCCTTTATAGTAAAGAAGAAGAGCGTATCTTGTATACCTTTCCAGCG ACAGCACAGCCCACAATTGAGAATTTCCAAGAACTTCTCATCAAACATCCGGATGTGTTTCTGCCCTCACGCACACCGAAGGAGTTGTCGTACCATTGGACATTAATGAGGCAGTATTTCATCTTGCCTGACCAAATAA TTCCTGTGAAGGAAGAAGGGGATTTTTCGCTGAGCTTCTCTGATTTAGACGATGATATTGCAGATGAGCAGCTTGT TGATTGGGTGAAGGATGAAGCCCTGGAGCATG AACACCATCTGTTAGAGCGCAATTCCTTGCAAGAGATTCGCCAGCTGGAAAATGAACTACCGAAGTGGCACGTGCTTGTGGACAGTGTCACTG gtgtaTCACCACCTGATTTTGACAATCAGACTCTTGCTGTCCTTCGTGGTCGCCTTGTGAGGTACCTTATGCGATCTAAAGAA ATAACAATTGGGCGTATGACAAAAGACAATCCCATCGACATTGACCTGTCTTTGGAGGGCCCTTCATGGAAAATATCACGTCGTCAGGGTGTGATCAAGCTTCGCAACACTGGGGAATTCATCATTGCCAATGAAGGAAAGAGGCCAATCTACATTGATGGCAAGCCAGTTCTAGCTGGGAACAAGCACAAGCTGAACAACAACGCTGTTGTGGAG ATGGCTAACTTGAAGTTTATATTTCTTGTCAACCAGGACCTGATTAGTGTCATTCGCTCTGAGGCACCTCAGTCATCATAA
- the Rcd5 gene encoding microspherule protein 1 isoform X4 encodes MVILRGGRSTCTSALFAKMTLRHIESPPTIGNVKGAFSNSDGESAPRSAPAVPHSSLKPEHLQKRRSSSRSIKRKKFDDELVESSLIKTPRTRPLPGTPSTSLTQSVAPVGGSGSAPVLATYSDSSQVDTIVPLYSERKKTSKSTPKRVKKSSKNTQALVTKDLGRWKPLDDYTLCLAIQQTTDLETVFRGVKFSCNFTLQEIKERWYALLYDPVISKMAVTSMKQLHPDVLAGVQAKALYSKEEERILYTFPATAQPTIENFQELLIKHPDVFLPSRTPKELSYHWTLMRQYFILPDQIIPVKEEGDFSLSFSDLDDDIADEQLVDWVKDEALEHEHHLLERNSLQEIRQLENELPKWHVLVDSVTGVSPPDFDNQTLAVLRGRLVRYLMRSKEITIGRMTKDNPIDIDLSLEGPSWKISRRQGVIKLRNTGEFIIANEGKRPIYIDGKPVLAGNKHKLNNNAVVEMANLKFIFLVNQDLISVIRSEAPQSS; translated from the exons ATGGTAATTCTACGGGGGGGACGCAGCACTTGCACGTCTGCTTTATTTGCTAAAATGACGTTGAGGCATATTG AATCTCCACCAACAATTGGAAATGTGAAGGGTGCTTTTTCAAATTCTGATGGTGAATCGGCACCTAGGTCTGCCCCGGCTGTGCCCCATTCTAGCCTTAAG CCTGAGCACTTGCAGAAGCGACGCAGCTCATCCCGATCCATCAAGCGCAAGAAGTTCGACGATGAGCTTGTCGAGAGCAGTCTGATCAAGACACCTCGTACACGACCTTTGCCTGGCACTCCTTCAACATCGCTGACTCAAAGTGTCGCCCCCGTTGGTGGCTCTGGTTCAGCGCCAGTGCTGGCGACTTACTCAGACAGCAGTCAGGTGGACACAATTGTCCCCCTTTATTCAGAGCGGAAGAAG ACATCGAAGTCCACACCAAAACGAGTGAAAAAGTCTTCCAAG AACACTCAAGCATTGGTTACAAAGGACCTTGGTCGATGGAAACCTCTTGACGACTATACACTTTGTTTGGCCATACAGCAA ACAACAGACTTGGAGACTGTGTTCCGTGGAGTAAAATTTTCCTGCAATTTTACCCTGCAAGAAATCAAAGAAAGGTGGTATGCACTGCTGTATGACCCAGTTATATCCAA AATGGCTGTGACCTCGATGAAACAGCTCCACCCAGATGTATTGGCTGGTGTACAAGCCAAGGCCCTTTATAGTAAAGAAGAAGAGCGTATCTTGTATACCTTTCCAGCG ACAGCACAGCCCACAATTGAGAATTTCCAAGAACTTCTCATCAAACATCCGGATGTGTTTCTGCCCTCACGCACACCGAAGGAGTTGTCGTACCATTGGACATTAATGAGGCAGTATTTCATCTTGCCTGACCAAATAA TTCCTGTGAAGGAAGAAGGGGATTTTTCGCTGAGCTTCTCTGATTTAGACGATGATATTGCAGATGAGCAGCTTGT TGATTGGGTGAAGGATGAAGCCCTGGAGCATG AACACCATCTGTTAGAGCGCAATTCCTTGCAAGAGATTCGCCAGCTGGAAAATGAACTACCGAAGTGGCACGTGCTTGTGGACAGTGTCACTG gtgtaTCACCACCTGATTTTGACAATCAGACTCTTGCTGTCCTTCGTGGTCGCCTTGTGAGGTACCTTATGCGATCTAAAGAA ATAACAATTGGGCGTATGACAAAAGACAATCCCATCGACATTGACCTGTCTTTGGAGGGCCCTTCATGGAAAATATCACGTCGTCAGGGTGTGATCAAGCTTCGCAACACTGGGGAATTCATCATTGCCAATGAAGGAAAGAGGCCAATCTACATTGATGGCAAGCCAGTTCTAGCTGGGAACAAGCACAAGCTGAACAACAACGCTGTTGTGGAG ATGGCTAACTTGAAGTTTATATTTCTTGTCAACCAGGACCTGATTAGTGTCATTCGCTCTGAGGCACCTCAGTCATCATAA
- the Rcd5 gene encoding microspherule protein 1 isoform X1, which yields MSSNLVLGNVASDNSQDVSEASQAPESPPTIGNVKGAFSNSDGESAPRSAPAVPHSSLKVSTYLPEHLQKRRSSSRSIKRKKFDDELVESSLIKTPRTRPLPGTPSTSLTQSVAPVGGSGSAPVLATYSDSSQVDTIVPLYSERKKTSKSTPKRVKKSSKNTQALVTKDLGRWKPLDDYTLCLAIQQTTDLETVFRGVKFSCNFTLQEIKERWYALLYDPVISKMAVTSMKQLHPDVLAGVQAKALYSKEEERILYTFPATAQPTIENFQELLIKHPDVFLPSRTPKELSYHWTLMRQYFILPDQIIPVKEEGDFSLSFSDLDDDIADEQLVDWVKDEALEHEHHLLERNSLQEIRQLENELPKWHVLVDSVTGVSPPDFDNQTLAVLRGRLVRYLMRSKEITIGRMTKDNPIDIDLSLEGPSWKISRRQGVIKLRNTGEFIIANEGKRPIYIDGKPVLAGNKHKLNNNAVVEMANLKFIFLVNQDLISVIRSEAPQSS from the exons AATCTCCACCAACAATTGGAAATGTGAAGGGTGCTTTTTCAAATTCTGATGGTGAATCGGCACCTAGGTCTGCCCCGGCTGTGCCCCATTCTAGCCTTAAGGTCAGCACTTACTTG CCTGAGCACTTGCAGAAGCGACGCAGCTCATCCCGATCCATCAAGCGCAAGAAGTTCGACGATGAGCTTGTCGAGAGCAGTCTGATCAAGACACCTCGTACACGACCTTTGCCTGGCACTCCTTCAACATCGCTGACTCAAAGTGTCGCCCCCGTTGGTGGCTCTGGTTCAGCGCCAGTGCTGGCGACTTACTCAGACAGCAGTCAGGTGGACACAATTGTCCCCCTTTATTCAGAGCGGAAGAAG ACATCGAAGTCCACACCAAAACGAGTGAAAAAGTCTTCCAAG AACACTCAAGCATTGGTTACAAAGGACCTTGGTCGATGGAAACCTCTTGACGACTATACACTTTGTTTGGCCATACAGCAA ACAACAGACTTGGAGACTGTGTTCCGTGGAGTAAAATTTTCCTGCAATTTTACCCTGCAAGAAATCAAAGAAAGGTGGTATGCACTGCTGTATGACCCAGTTATATCCAA AATGGCTGTGACCTCGATGAAACAGCTCCACCCAGATGTATTGGCTGGTGTACAAGCCAAGGCCCTTTATAGTAAAGAAGAAGAGCGTATCTTGTATACCTTTCCAGCG ACAGCACAGCCCACAATTGAGAATTTCCAAGAACTTCTCATCAAACATCCGGATGTGTTTCTGCCCTCACGCACACCGAAGGAGTTGTCGTACCATTGGACATTAATGAGGCAGTATTTCATCTTGCCTGACCAAATAA TTCCTGTGAAGGAAGAAGGGGATTTTTCGCTGAGCTTCTCTGATTTAGACGATGATATTGCAGATGAGCAGCTTGT TGATTGGGTGAAGGATGAAGCCCTGGAGCATG AACACCATCTGTTAGAGCGCAATTCCTTGCAAGAGATTCGCCAGCTGGAAAATGAACTACCGAAGTGGCACGTGCTTGTGGACAGTGTCACTG gtgtaTCACCACCTGATTTTGACAATCAGACTCTTGCTGTCCTTCGTGGTCGCCTTGTGAGGTACCTTATGCGATCTAAAGAA ATAACAATTGGGCGTATGACAAAAGACAATCCCATCGACATTGACCTGTCTTTGGAGGGCCCTTCATGGAAAATATCACGTCGTCAGGGTGTGATCAAGCTTCGCAACACTGGGGAATTCATCATTGCCAATGAAGGAAAGAGGCCAATCTACATTGATGGCAAGCCAGTTCTAGCTGGGAACAAGCACAAGCTGAACAACAACGCTGTTGTGGAG ATGGCTAACTTGAAGTTTATATTTCTTGTCAACCAGGACCTGATTAGTGTCATTCGCTCTGAGGCACCTCAGTCATCATAA
- the Rcd5 gene encoding microspherule protein 1 isoform X3 produces the protein MSSNLVLGNVASDNSQDVSEASQAPESPPTIGNVKGAFSNSDGESAPRSAPAVPHSSLKPEHLQKRRSSSRSIKRKKFDDELVESSLIKTPRTRPLPGTPSTSLTQSVAPVGGSGSAPVLATYSDSSQVDTIVPLYSERKKTSKSTPKRVKKSSKNTQALVTKDLGRWKPLDDYTLCLAIQQTTDLETVFRGVKFSCNFTLQEIKERWYALLYDPVISKMAVTSMKQLHPDVLAGVQAKALYSKEEERILYTFPATAQPTIENFQELLIKHPDVFLPSRTPKELSYHWTLMRQYFILPDQIIPVKEEGDFSLSFSDLDDDIADEQLVDWVKDEALEHEHHLLERNSLQEIRQLENELPKWHVLVDSVTGVSPPDFDNQTLAVLRGRLVRYLMRSKEITIGRMTKDNPIDIDLSLEGPSWKISRRQGVIKLRNTGEFIIANEGKRPIYIDGKPVLAGNKHKLNNNAVVEMANLKFIFLVNQDLISVIRSEAPQSS, from the exons AATCTCCACCAACAATTGGAAATGTGAAGGGTGCTTTTTCAAATTCTGATGGTGAATCGGCACCTAGGTCTGCCCCGGCTGTGCCCCATTCTAGCCTTAAG CCTGAGCACTTGCAGAAGCGACGCAGCTCATCCCGATCCATCAAGCGCAAGAAGTTCGACGATGAGCTTGTCGAGAGCAGTCTGATCAAGACACCTCGTACACGACCTTTGCCTGGCACTCCTTCAACATCGCTGACTCAAAGTGTCGCCCCCGTTGGTGGCTCTGGTTCAGCGCCAGTGCTGGCGACTTACTCAGACAGCAGTCAGGTGGACACAATTGTCCCCCTTTATTCAGAGCGGAAGAAG ACATCGAAGTCCACACCAAAACGAGTGAAAAAGTCTTCCAAG AACACTCAAGCATTGGTTACAAAGGACCTTGGTCGATGGAAACCTCTTGACGACTATACACTTTGTTTGGCCATACAGCAA ACAACAGACTTGGAGACTGTGTTCCGTGGAGTAAAATTTTCCTGCAATTTTACCCTGCAAGAAATCAAAGAAAGGTGGTATGCACTGCTGTATGACCCAGTTATATCCAA AATGGCTGTGACCTCGATGAAACAGCTCCACCCAGATGTATTGGCTGGTGTACAAGCCAAGGCCCTTTATAGTAAAGAAGAAGAGCGTATCTTGTATACCTTTCCAGCG ACAGCACAGCCCACAATTGAGAATTTCCAAGAACTTCTCATCAAACATCCGGATGTGTTTCTGCCCTCACGCACACCGAAGGAGTTGTCGTACCATTGGACATTAATGAGGCAGTATTTCATCTTGCCTGACCAAATAA TTCCTGTGAAGGAAGAAGGGGATTTTTCGCTGAGCTTCTCTGATTTAGACGATGATATTGCAGATGAGCAGCTTGT TGATTGGGTGAAGGATGAAGCCCTGGAGCATG AACACCATCTGTTAGAGCGCAATTCCTTGCAAGAGATTCGCCAGCTGGAAAATGAACTACCGAAGTGGCACGTGCTTGTGGACAGTGTCACTG gtgtaTCACCACCTGATTTTGACAATCAGACTCTTGCTGTCCTTCGTGGTCGCCTTGTGAGGTACCTTATGCGATCTAAAGAA ATAACAATTGGGCGTATGACAAAAGACAATCCCATCGACATTGACCTGTCTTTGGAGGGCCCTTCATGGAAAATATCACGTCGTCAGGGTGTGATCAAGCTTCGCAACACTGGGGAATTCATCATTGCCAATGAAGGAAAGAGGCCAATCTACATTGATGGCAAGCCAGTTCTAGCTGGGAACAAGCACAAGCTGAACAACAACGCTGTTGTGGAG ATGGCTAACTTGAAGTTTATATTTCTTGTCAACCAGGACCTGATTAGTGTCATTCGCTCTGAGGCACCTCAGTCATCATAA